The following are from one region of the Aspergillus luchuensis IFO 4308 DNA, chromosome 4, nearly complete sequence genome:
- a CDS encoding uncharacterized protein (COG:S;~EggNog:ENOG410PGHH;~InterPro:IPR022812,IPR027417;~PFAM:PF00350,PF01926) encodes MADTADQHSTTPTRGVEAIPSSINRDQPLPSVEFTFSCSPSSPECLTPNSSVDGFNAATPEGRRSSTTPTTRLLFEDLHLSDSISPAARQPPINQSSIAHNDSGLTPARSAHRTTYRDLHNSTPSPIGPSHVRPSQQRSPTPTSPSGDVSSHFRNLNLGDADSYVSDSDRSSTLDSEGDAAEEEDEDVYNIRHESLPQEPIYDIRLQNALRDVRSELTSLTQIMSGNALAHDNTSDLSKLYEKTREASRFAYPATRTVGFIGDSGVGKSSLINSLLDQEGLARSSGDGAACTTVVTEFRSVNDTYPENYTVVADFMDNDEIRELLEELLSSVRKYYTEAFREVRTSEEQENIKVAAKRAWDTLKSLFPHERDLDIDFLAQEGDEAVATIMSTLLEWAMAGLDTRPGGRDNLQYTVVSHHADQCMKHLDRLMANDDESDNPALWPFVKLVRVYLRSPVLRTGLVLADLPGFRDLNYARVRATERYLRHSCDEVFIVSNIMRCTTDQSIRDIIRRCARDQPIRIVCTRCEDVNSEETARTAPAADAARIRNMNNQIRQLDRRIVQTGTRRRKAHGSKMQSLAAEESNLRDQKETLELQLMNFLVIRRNTSVTNSLLHAWGEMARIFCVSNKLYSDHREDDPRQANGYLALSGIQELRRYCQSVPADAQFRATVSYLQHEVPALLGSITQWALAGTSTMTMARAEVLRRVLTEAESSLKGSITRDGSQVHSLQSSLRRQFSEAITQQIRRSRRDWRDDAVEASLEWATWHHMTYAAFCRNYGTHETAKQPYRCWNEEILGSGIDQLSLAWDSVLNWLEEEGRELEDEISRIFQGVHDSIHGMPIHKRPSGSKGLVLLTIDLSEQRDLAPETLGNLLLNLRMRRTCILDALQCSIERLIDDTEYCAQICMLL; translated from the exons ATGGCTGACACCGCAGATCAACACAGTACTACTCCCACCAGGGGCGTGGAAGCGATCCCATCTTCTATAAACAGAGatcaacctcttccttcgGTCGAGTTTACGTTCTCCTGCAGCCCATCGTCTCCCGAATGCCTGACCCCGAATTCGTCCGTCGACGGCTTCAACGCAGCTACCCCAGAAGGTCGCCGATCCTCTACGACGCCAACCACGCGGTTGCTCTTTGAAGATCTCCATTTGAGCGATAGCATTTCTCCTGCAGCCCGACAGccaccaatcaatcagtcaagcATAGCTCACAACGATTCTGGCCTAACACCTGCTCGCAGCGCTCATCGTACAACCTACCGGGATCTGCACAATTCTACACCTAGCCCTATAGGTCCCTCTCATGTTCGACCGAGCCAACAACGGTCACCTACACCAACCTCACCCTCGGGAGATGTCAGCTCTCATTTCCGGAATCTTAATCTGGGAGACGCAGATAGTTATGTTTCTGATTCTGACAGGAGCTCTACACTCGACAGTGAGGGAGAtgcagcggaagaagaagatgaggatgtctACAACATTCGTCATGAGTCTCTTCCCCAGGAGCCCATCTATGATATTCGACTTCAGAATGCGCTGCGAGATGTCAGGAGTGAACTAACGAGTCTTACACAAATAATGAGCGGTAACGCCCTTGCCCACGACAATACTAGTGACTTGTCCAAGCTTTATGAGAAGACACGTGAAGCAAGTCGATTCGCTTATCCAGCGACACGCACGGTAGGCTTCATCGGCGACTCGGGTGTTG GGAAGAGCAGTTTGATAAATTCACTTCTAGATCAAGAGGGCTTGGCTCGGTCG AGCGGAGACGGTGCTGCCTGCACCACTGTCGTTACCGAATTCCGGAGTGTAAATGATACCTATCCAGAAAACTATACTGTTGTTGCAGATTTCATGGACAATGACGAGATCCGTGAGCTCCTCGAGGAGCTTTTATCTAGTGTTCGGAAATACTACACGGAAGCCTTCCGTGAAGTGAGAACGTCGGAAGAGCAGGAGAATATCAAAGTTGCGGCCAAAAGAGCCTGGGACACTTTGAAATCCCTCTTTCCTCATGAGCGGGACCTGGACATTGACTTCCTTGCccaggaaggagacgagGCCGTCGCTACAATTATGAGCACCTTGCTGGAGTGGGCCATGGCGGGCTTAGATACCCGACCAGGAGGGCGTGATAACCTACAGTATACGGTTGTGTCTCACCATGCGGATCAATGCATGAAGCACCTTGATAGACTGATGGCCAACGATGATGAAAGCGATAACCCTGCTTTGTGGCCGTTCGTGAAGTTGGTCAG GGTCTATTTGCGCTCGCCCGTTCTACGCACGGGTTTAGTCTTGGCCGACCTCCCAG GATTTCGCGACTTAAACTACGCTCGGGTACGAGCGACGGAAAGGTACCTACGGCACAGCTGCGACGAGGTGTTTATTGTGAGTAATATTATGCGATGTACAACCGATCAGTCCATAAGGGATATCATCCGTCGATGTGCGCGAGATCAACCTATTCGCATTGTGTGTACTCGCTGCGAG GACGTCAATTCAGAAGAGACGGCACGTACCGctcctgcagcagatgctgcACGTATCCGGAACATGAACAACCAAATCCGGCAGCTCGATCGCAGAATCGTGCAGACAGGTACTCGCAGACGAAAAGCGCACGGAAGTAAGATGCAGAGTCTCGCTGCAGAGGAAAGTAACCTCAG GGATCAGAAAGAAACGCTTGAGCTTCA GTTGATGAACTTCCTCGTTATTCGAAGAAATACATCTGTGACCAACTCTTTGTTGCATGCCTGGGGCGAGATGGCTCGCATATTCTGCGTGAGCAATAAGCTCTACTCTGACCATCGAGAGGACGATCCACGACAGGCCAATGGGTATTTGGCACTCAGTGGTATCCAAGAACTTCGACGGTACTGCCAATCAGTACCGGCAGATGCGCAGTTCCGAGCCACGGTATCTTATCTTCAACATGAAGTACCAGCGCTGCTGGGTTCTATCACACAATGGGCCTTAGCAGGGACTAGCACCATGACTATGGCCCGGGCAGAAGTCTTGCGACGGGTCTTGACTGAAGCCGAAAGCAGTCTGAAAGGG AGCATAACTCGTGATGGCTCGCAGGTACACTCATTACAGAGTAGCCTCAGGAGGCAATTCTCCGAAGCCATTACACAACAAATTC GCCGAAGTCGACGTGATTGGAGGGACGATGCAGTCGAGGCGAGCTTAGAATGGGCAACT TGGCACCACATGACATATGCAGCGTTCTGTCGCAACTACGGAACGCATGAAACAGCGAAACAACCGTATCGTTGCTGGAACGAAGAGATTCTCGGCTCGGGAATTGACCAGCTATCTCTGGCGTGGGATTCCGTGCTCAACTggcttgaagaagagggtagAGAGCTCGAAGACGAAATCTCCAGGATTTTTCAAGGGGTGCATGATTCTATACACGGTATGCCAATTCACAAGCGTCCTTCAGGGTCAAAAGGGCTGGTGTTATTGACTATTGACTTGTCAGAGCAACGGGATCTGGCCCCAGAAACCCTAGGGAACTTGCTTCTGAACCTCCGAATGCGACGGACGTGTATACTGGACGCTCTTCAATGCTCCATAGAACGCCTCATTGATGACACTGAGTATTGTGCACAAATTTGTATGCTACTATGA
- a CDS encoding uncharacterized protein (COG:G;~EggNog:ENOG410PKMW;~InterPro:IPR020846,IPR011701,IPR036259;~PFAM:PF07690;~TransMembrane:10 (i7-25o31-50i62-82o94-115i146-168o188-205i212-231o237-260i272-296o302-320i);~go_function: GO:0022857 - transmembrane transporter activity [Evidence IEA];~go_process: GO:0055085 - transmembrane transport [Evidence IEA]), which produces MTLGQRGIAMIGPLCHIIPYVIMAIHPPWPAMLAVYVIVGLGNGLIDAAWNSWIADMANANAMMGVLQAFYGLGATISPLVGTQMIKSGLRWNYFYYTLLGASVLDLMVSSALFWKENAASYRAKNHRGTDSGGGSRTTEAMKSPITWLIAVWLFVYMGVEVSVGGWVVDFMVQVRHGEPYESGLIPTGFWAGVTVGRLVLGFVNDWLGERIAISIYLVISIALELIFWLVPQFIVSAVAVSLLGFFTGPLFPAAIVVAAKLLPKHLHTPGIGLASALAGGGGAILPFVAGAISGARGVQSLQPFVLALLIALIAIWVLLPRRKHHAYGV; this is translated from the exons ATGACGCTTGGACAGCGGGGTATAGCAATGATCGGCCCCCTATGCCATATCATTCCATATGTGATTATggccattcatccaccctGGCCAGCCATGCTAGCTGTCTACGTAATTGTTGGCTTGGGCAATGGTCTCATCGACGCGGCATGGAATTCCTGGATCGCTGATATGGCCAACGCGAATGCTATGATGGGGGTCCTTCAAGCATTTTATGGTCTCGG GGCAACTATAAGTCCACTGGTTGGGACTCAGATGATCAAGTCCGGTCTTCGCTGGAACTATTTCTACTACACACTACTTGGTGCATCCGTTCTAGACCTAATGGTGAGCTCTGCTCTGTTCTGGAAGGAGAATGCGGCTAGCTACAGAGCCAAGAACCACAGAGGTACCGATAGTGGCGGTGGAAGCAGAACTACAGAGGCTATGAAGAGTCCTATTACCTGGCTGATAGCTGTCTGGCTATTTGTGTACATGGGAGTTGAAG TGTCGGTGGGTGGCTGGGTCGTGGACTTTATGGTCCAGGTCCGTCATGGCGAGCCCTACGAATCGGGTCTGATTCCAACCGGCTTTTGGGCTGGTGTCACTGTGGGCCGTCTTGTCCTCGGTTTTGTCAACGACTGGTTGG GAGAGCGAATTGCTATCAGCATTTATCTAGTCATTTCGATTGCCCTAGAACTTATCTTCTGGCTCGTACCGCAGTTCATCGTGTCCGCAGTGGCTGTATCGCTGCTCGGCTTCTTTACTGGCCCTCTCTTTCCCGCAGCCATTGTGGTGGCGGCTAAGCTGCTCCCTAAGCACTTACATACCCCTGGAATCGGACTTGCGTCGGCGTTGGCTGGCGGGGGCGGAGCAAT ACTACCCTTTGTCGCCGGTGCTATATCCGGTGCGCGCGGAGTACAGAGTTTGCAGCCATTCGTCCTCGCATTATTGATTGCATTGATCGCTATATGGGTGCTGCTCCCACGGAGGAAGCATCATGCTTACGGTGTTTGA
- a CDS encoding uncharacterized protein (COG:S;~EggNog:ENOG410PPCQ;~InterPro:IPR029675;~PFAM:PF04666;~TransMembrane:3 (o20-43i266-284o296-317i);~go_component: GO:0000139 - Golgi membrane [Evidence IEA];~go_function: GO:0016757 - transferase activity, transferring glycosyl groups [Evidence IEA];~go_process: GO:0006506 - GPI anchor biosynthetic process [Evidence IEA]): MLPNSLNKVAKQVLTHVPFYLQLRASKIFILSLFVWLLIFYYCRISLWRDPHSAFFQDRHVYELDYSLHREREAWHFISQHNSGIDPPDYVKSGGTPTACIAMVTVRRDSDHYFEASIGSMLEGLDERERQALYLSILFADTDPRVHPSWDQKWVGRLVDAADTYNVSEGQLQHLQDLERDKNFYEKGVFDYIYALRTCQEVNAPYTIIFEDDIILATGWFLKTLKALPDISQRNQQPRNPWIYLRLFYTETSLGWSDSDMAYSNMPLIFGLLMLSTFSSLMVLRRTRFERLHLDTLSIVVISMVCVPAFTALVYMAGKYNLMPLQGVVEMNKFGCCTQGLVFPRESVDGLIDFLTARGHGQTDSMIEEYADQSQLTRYALAPPQLQHVGLKSSRNNLDINTQSTWAFWFETNDAAKLRKEHAALLEDDEVKRMLNI; the protein is encoded by the exons ATGCTTCCAAACTCTCTGAATAAAGTCGCCAAGCAAGTTCTCACTCATGTTCCCTTTTATCTCCAGCTGCGCGCATCGAAAATATTCATCCTTAGCCTGTTCGTCTGGCTCCTAATATTCTACTATTGCCGAATCAGCCTCTGGCGTGATCCACACTCTGCCTTTTTCCAAGATCGCCATGTCTACGAACTGGATTACAGTCTCCACCGTGAGCGTGAGGCCTGGCATTTTATCTCGCAGCACAACTCGGGCATTGATCCACCAGACTACGTGAAGAGTGGAGGCACACCTACAGCTTGTATCGCCATGGTCACTGTTCGACGAGACTCGGACCATTACTTCGAAGCGTCTATTGGCTCGATGTTGGAGGGATTGGACGAACGAGAGCGGCAGGCATTGTATCTCAGTATCCTGTTTGCCGATACGGACCCGAGAGTACATCCTAGTTGGGATCAGAAATGGGTGGGCAGGCTTGTGGATGCAGCGGATACTTATAATGTGTCGGAAGGGCAGTTGCAGCACTTGCAGGATCTGGAGAGGGATAAGAACTTTTATGAGAAGGGAGTCTT CGACTATATTTACGCCCTCCGGACCTGCCAAGAAGTAAACGCTCCCTATACGATCATTTTCGAAGACGACATTATCCTTGCCACAGGGTGGTTCTTGAAGACTTTGAAGGCACTCCCCGACATTTCCCAACGGAACCAACAGCCACGAAATCCTTGGATATACCTCCGTCTTTTCTACACAGAAACCTCGTTGGGGTGGAGCGACTCCGACATGGCGTACAGCAACATGCCCCTGATATTCGGCCTCCTCATGCTATCTACATTCTCGTCCTTGATGGTACTTCGGCGCACTCGCTTTGAGAGACTCCACCTTGATACTCTAAGCATCGTGGTTATCTCCATGGTGTGCGTTCCGGCCTTCACCGCGCTCGTATACATGGCCGGGAAATACAATTTGATGCCGCTCCAAGGGGTTGTTGAGATGAACAAGTTTGGGTGTTGCACTCAGGGCTTGGTGTTTCCGAGGGAGAGTGTGGATGGCCTGATTGATTTCTTGACTGCGAGAGGACATGGCCAGACCGATTCCATGATAGAGGAATACGCTGATCAGAGCCAGTTGACTCGATATGCTCTGGCACCGCCTCAGCTTCAGCATGTGGGGTTGAAGTCCAGCCGGAACAATCTTGATATCAATACGCAAAGTACGTGGGCGTTTTGGTTTGAAACTAATGATGCGGCCAAATTGAGAAAGGAGCATGCTGCACTtttggaagatgatgaagtaAAGAGAAtgttgaatatataa
- a CDS encoding cytochrome P450 (COG:Q;~EggNog:ENOG410PW4T;~InterPro:IPR036396,IPR001128,IPR017972,IPR002401;~PFAM:PF00067;~go_function: GO:0005506 - iron ion binding [Evidence IEA];~go_function: GO:0016705 - oxidoreductase activity, acting on paired donors, with incorporation or reduction of molecular oxygen [Evidence IEA];~go_function: GO:0020037 - heme binding [Evidence IEA];~go_process: GO:0055114 - oxidation-reduction process [Evidence IEA]) yields MSLLWSLGVAALLSVLWTASEAIRRLYFHPLAHIPGPRLAALTWWYEFYFDVIQSGQYVFKIQDLHTRYGPIIRITPDEVHINDVGFLDTIYAHSMARRDKYGYQLRSLRVPGGLGTTTDHDLHKVRRESLAPFFSKRNILHMEGLISDKVDQLKRLISTHVAEDTPVNLSDAFFAFSNDVVNNFLFAHRTDVLASEPKAAILRHNSKELLMGININKHFPQIPDFLVSLPVSISRPMMPPGLVDLLALFDRVRKEIFMITKAKESGVAVKDKTGPTGKESVFDSLLDSPNLPASEKMPLRLQQEGALLVLAGTESPAQTLNIIFYHLLANPTVLEKLRRELRAVPIPSSWTQLEQLPYLSAVIEEGNRLSFGVTARSARIAYEPLTYTPSSYVALTCPPSTKSKSYTIPPGTPICTTTLSAHTADTVFPDPFVFDPERWLGDAGKERRRFQMAFNKGGRKCLGIELARAELYLVVAALVREFDMTLFETDADDVAFLYDFQVAMPKMGSKGVRVMAKLVH; encoded by the exons ATGTCTTTGCTCTGGAGTCTGGGGGTTGCCGCCTTGCTGTCCGTACTTTGGACAGCAAGTGAAGCTATCCGCCGCCTTTACTTCCACCCCTTAGCCCATATTCCCGGTCCCCGTCTTGCAGCCCTCACATGGTGGTATGAGTTCTACTTCGACGTTATTCAGTCCGGTCAATACGTGTTCAAGATACAGGATCTGCATACACGATATG GCCCAATCATCCGTATTACCCCAGATGAGGTTCACATCAATGACGTTGGCTTTTTGGACACTATCTACGCCCATTCCATGGCCAGAAGGGACAAGTATGGCTATCAGCTGAGGAGCCTTCGCGTCCCGGGTGGATTGGGCACAACCACCGACCATGACTTGCATAAAGTCCGGCGAGAGTCTCTTGCGCCCTTCTTCAGTAAAAGGAACATCCTGCACATGGAGGGGTTGATCTCAGACAAGGTAGACCAGCTAAAGCGATTGATATCCACCCATGTTGCCGAAGACACCCCAGTCAACTTGTCAGATGCGTTCTTCGCATTCTCGAATGA CGTtgtcaacaacttcctcttcgcgCACCGGACAGATGTACTTGCAAGCGAACCGAAAGCCGCCATCCTCCGCCACAACAGCAAAGAGCTCTTGATGGGGATCAATATCAACAAGCACTTTCCGCAAATCCCCGATTTCCTGGTGTCGCTCCCTGTGTCTATAAGCCGCCCAATGATGCCTCCAGGCCTTGTTGATCTGCTTGCCCTATTTGAC CGTGTTCGCAAGGAGATTTTCATGATCACAAAGGCTAAAGAATCAGGGGTAGCTGTCAAGGACAAAACTGGACCAACCGGCAAAGAGTCAGTGTTTGATTCATTACTGGACAGCCCAAACCTGCCAGCCTCAGAGAAAATGCCCCTCCGGTTGCAGCAAGAAGGAGCCCTGCTAGTCCTAGCGGGAACCGAATCGCCAGCTCAGACACTTAACATCATCTTCTatcatcttcttgccaaCCCCACAGTTCTCGAGAAGCTTCGCAGGGAGCTCCGTGCCGTACCTATACCTTCCTCATGGACACAGCTCGAGCAACTTCCGTATTTATCTGCGGTAATCGAGGAAGGCAACCGGCTTTCTTTTGGCGTCACGGCTCGGTCCGCACGTATCGCTTATGAGCCGCTGACCTATACGCCTTCCTCGTACGTCGCCTTGACCTGTCCACCCAGCACCAAAAGCAAGTCGTACACAATCCCGCCAGGCACTCCAATATGCACCACGACTCTGAGTGCACACACCGCGGACACCGTCTTTCCGGATCCTTTTGTCTTTGACCCGGAACGTTGGCTTGGTGATGCTGGGAAGGAGCGACGAAGGTTTCAAATGGCATTTAATAAGGGAGGGCGAAAGTGCCTTGGCATCGAACTCGCGCGTGCGGAGCTATATCTTGTGGTCGCAGCCCTGGTTCGAGAATTTGACATGACACTGTTCGAAACAGATGCCGATGATGTGGCGTTTCTGTATGATTTTCAAGTCGCCATGCCGAAGATGGGGTCTAAAGGAGTGAGGGTGATGGCGAAGTTGGTTCATTGA
- a CDS encoding uncharacterized protein (COG:S;~EggNog:ENOG410PWSV;~TransMembrane:7 (o6-32i44-65o99-122i134-161o190-210i222-248o260-280i)), whose translation MSHTYANPAAIITISILFPILGTLTVILHFYTRRKTKSVLWIDDWLTLPALGLEYVLATLMLWGATTGSLGSLLPQPDDPRPDAYIFSNSDQQIRLLQIQYVADIVTVWAFGFAKLSILYFYRSIFCSRRTIRTAFHSVTMCMIVLVSVWTVVFGIGTIFICGAHPVNAWGTVAVVTSECSLQVPIVEGYAISDFIMDVIIWLLPLPRIWMLNISVRQRMALGLIFLVGLLAIAASATRMAIYIAHLINPFAQSDGETLVTYLLFWTMIECGLGVIVICLPSLRPMYRKRALNSLVNSFKKYLYRNPQSTASSAIQIDSLDGSANSNSSNVNLVRPWHSGP comes from the exons ATGTCACATACATACGCAAACCCCGCTGCAATCATTACGATTTCTATTCTCTTTCCTATCTTGGGCACATTAACGGTGATTCTGCACTTCTATACCAGAAGAAAGACGAAATCTGTGTTGTGGATTGACGACTGGTTGACACTGCCTGCACTG GGATTGGAATATGTACTCGCCACCCTGATGCTCTGGGGAGCAACAACAGGATCCTTAGgaagtcttcttcctcagcccGATGACCCACGTCCAGATGCTTACATCTTCTCAAACTCTGATCAACAAATCAGGCTTCTACAG ATCCAATACGTCGCTGACATAGTGACAGTCTGGGCATTTGGTTTTGCAAAACTCAGCATTCTCTATTTCTACCGCAGCATCTTCTGCAGTAGACGGACCATTCGCACTGCCTTCCACTCTGTGACCATGTGCATGATAGTGCTAGTCTCAGTTTGGACTGTAGTCTTTGGCATTGGTACAATCTTCATCTGCGGTGCCCATCCCGTGAACGCCTGGGGAACTGTTGCAGTCGTTACATCCGAATGTAGTCTACAGGTCCCGATTGTTGAGGGATATGCCATTTCTGACTTTATCATGGATGTGATTATATGGCTACTCCCCCTGCCGCGG ATATGGATGTTAAACATTTCTGTTCGCCAGAGGATGGCACTTGGGCTAATATTCCTCGTTGGTCTCTT GGCAATCGCAGCTTCTGCAACACGAATGGCTATCTACATCGCACATCTCATCAATCCCTTCGCTCAATCAGATGGAGAAA CACTCGTCACATACCTCCTGTTCTGGACCATGATCGAATGCGGTCTCGGTGTCATCGTTATCTGCCTCCCTTCCTTACGGCCAATGTACAGAAAACGCGCGTTAAACTCTCTCGTCAACAGTTTTAAGAAATACCTGTACCGAAATCCCCAGTCTACGGCATCGAGCGCTATTCAAATCGATAGCCTAGACGGCTCGGCAAATTCTAACTCGTCTAATGTGAACCTTGTCAGACCATGGCATTCCGGGCCATAG
- a CDS encoding uncharacterized protein (COG:S;~EggNog:ENOG410PRAE;~InterPro:IPR021765;~PFAM:PF11807;~TransMembrane:1 (o41-59i);~go_process: GO:0043386 - mycotoxin biosynthetic process [Evidence IEA]), giving the protein MPAKFRLSEEAKYASLGHSAPIDPPSLPERLYGSILSLRHIWREVLIVCLSILCTGLLVNRILSPLDGRTTEANPEYDTNSDHDHWIQFQWTTGIYSSSKPEDFDAVNKAWEEVIPAYGFVAVDHGWAVENHLPASMSLPSDSSKGVYILDAYHQIHCLTIIRRTLLEIRLGMPPKLPLQHSWHCFDSLLQYIVCGTSGDTLLYTWGRNQTGDGQARKCLDWRSRREWVRQRTACYKDSQQPIRLVDHFTRCEDGEMEIGDGIRLSV; this is encoded by the exons ATGCCTGCTAAATTTCGACTTTCAGAAGAAGCCAAATATGCCTCGCTTGGACATTCCGCACCCATTGATCCTCCCTCTCTACCCGAGCGCCTTTATGGGTCCATCCTATCGCTTCGTCATATCTGGCGAGAAGTCTTGATAGTTTGTCTTAGCATCCTTTGTACAGGACTCTTAGTAAACCGTATCTTGTCTCCGCTGGATGGTAGAACTACCGAGGCTAATCCAGAATACG ATACGAACTCAGACCATGACCATTGGATTCAATTCCAATGGACGACAGGAATCTATAGCTCTTCGAAGCCCGAAGATTTCGACGCCGTGAATAAGGCCTGGGAGGAAGTCATCCCAGCGTACGGCTTCGTCGCGGTTGATCACGGGTGGGCTGTGGAGAACCACCTCCCAGCGAGCATGAGTCTTCCATCAGATTCTTCGAAGGGAGTGTACATTCTTGATGC GTACCACCAGATTCACTGCCTCACGATAATCCGCCGGACACTCTTGGAGATCCGATTAGGAATGCCCCCCAAACTTCCCCTTCAACATTCTTGGCACTGCTTCGACAGCCTGTTGCAGTATATTGTATGTGGAACATCTGGAGATACACTTCTCTACACATGGGGACGCAATCAAACTGGTGATGGACAGGCTCGGAAATGTCTCGATTGGAGGAGTCGGAGAGAGTGGGTTCGTCAGAGAACGGCTTGTTATAAGGATAGTCAGCAGCCCATTCGACTAGTTGATCATTTTACGAGGTGCGAAGATGGTGAAATGGagattggggatgggattaGGTTGAGTGTTTGA
- a CDS encoding uncharacterized protein (SECRETED:SignalP(1-17)) — translation MKFSLIWSLSLLLTVHAAVIPRPAESSMSLEAGVRAAEYEASGIHERSALPNDEGDDNKVDDEDNTVIGEGW, via the exons ATGAAGTTCAGCTTGATCTGGTCTCTGAGCCTGCTCTTGACTGTACATGCTGCAGTTATTCCAC GACCTGCTGAGTCCTCGATGTCTCTCGAAGCAGGTGTCCGCGCCGCTGAATATGAAGCTAGTGGTATTCATGAGAGATCTGCATTGCCAAATGATGAGGGCGACGACAAtaaggtggatgatgaggacaatACTGTTATCGGGGAAGGGTGGTAG